In Oncorhynchus nerka isolate Pitt River unplaced genomic scaffold, Oner_Uvic_2.0 unplaced_scaffold_897, whole genome shotgun sequence, the DNA window GCCCCAACCCCCTCCTGCTGCACCTCAACCACCCCCAGAGCCCCACCAGCTCTGAGcagcccccaccccctcctcccccagccatccctccccctcccaacTCCCAGTACCCCCTTCCTCCAGGGCAGAACTCTTACAACCCCAACAACCCCATGCCCTACCCCAACAATGACCCCAACCAGATGAGAGGTTACAACCACAACCAGGGCAGGCCCAGCTATGGGCAGAGCTACCAGACTCAGAACTCGTACCAGCAGCAGCAGAATAACAACCAACACCAGCAACAAGGACAGGGTCAGTATGGACcaggagctgggagaggagaggccaacaaaaacaagaaccatcaacaacaacagccacAGCAACAAGGACCGCAGCTCTGGCACCGCATGAAACGTAAGTGTGTGAGGGtattgagttgtgtgtgtgttcaggtgccTAGAGCATGTTTTTTTCTGTCAGCTTATCATTGAATTTGTTTCCCATCACTTGGTGTTATTTTTCTTTGTTTCAATGCCGTCTTCATTGTTTTCCACAGAGGCACCTGGAGCAGGTGCGATGAAGTTCAACATTCCCAAGCGACCCTACGTCATGACCAATCAGAGTTTCCCTCCTGGGGAACAACCCACTGGATTGGCtgctactccttcctccccagctgctgctcctgctgcacctggcGGTGCCCAGACACGGTGAGGAGACAGCTACTAATGACACCAATATATTGGTCTTTACTATCCTTAATACCTACTGGGGAAGAATGAAGTATCTCTACTCATGATCAGAAGATGACAGGGGTTTAAAATCTGCATCCAATAGATTTCAGAAGTACCATGTCCCTCTTTCTCAAACTAATAATTAGTCACTTCAAATTGACCTAGTACTCCCAAACCAGTTTCCTTTCCCCCTGATTTACTGTTGCAGTGCTGATTATAAAAATGATTCCTTCAGGCCCCAGGACTGGCCCCAGGCGATGAAGGAGTATGTTCAGCGCTGCTTCACAGCCTGTGAGAATGAGGAGGACAAGGACCGCACCGAAAAGGGGCTGAAGGAGGTCCTACAGAAAAGACTACAGGATGGGTCTGCCTACACCATCGACTGGGACCGCGAGCCTCTGCCTGAGTGAGTGGAGCAGTTGTTCTTGAAAAAGCATGATGTTTCACTGTCTAGGAACTTAGCCTGATGTTTCACTGTCTAGGAACTTAGCCTGATGTTTCA includes these proteins:
- the LOC115119447 gene encoding LOW QUALITY PROTEIN: leukocyte receptor cluster member 8 homolog (The sequence of the model RefSeq protein was modified relative to this genomic sequence to represent the inferred CDS: inserted 2 bases in 1 codon), which codes for MAANTTQTAPAANWSFGAAAGPEGQTVSENPEWEKARQALASISKTQSATKTAQANRTTEQAGQFQPAVTESTAIQQQQQQYYQQWYQQNQQQPYPGYTYPYNYYYPMAPGPYGGGGYPPQGQYGVPPGPYPSPTTPTGQPPSLPVMDDQSSSYPSQPQPPPAAPQPPPXSPTSSEQPPPPPPPAIPPPPNSQYPLPPGQNSYNPNNPMPYPNNDPNQMRGYNHNQGRPSYGQSYQTQNSYQQQQNNNQHQQQGQGQYGPGAGRGEANKNKNHQQQQPQQQGPQLWHRMKQAPGAGAMKFNIPKRPYVMTNQSFPPGEQPTGLAATPSSPAAAPAAPGGAQTRPQDWPQAMKEYVQRCFTACENEEDKDRTEKGLKEVLQKRLQDGSAYTIDWDREPLPELKAKQSRWEAVPTQRTLESS